A section of the Malania oleifera isolate guangnan ecotype guangnan chromosome 2, ASM2987363v1, whole genome shotgun sequence genome encodes:
- the LOC131149378 gene encoding ubiquitin-like protein 5 has translation MIEVVLNDRLGKKVRVKCNEDDTIGDLKKLVAAQTGTRADKIRIQKWYTVYKDHITLKDYEVHDGMGLELYYN, from the coding sequence ATGATTGAAGTGGTATTGAACGATCGGCTGGGGAAGAAGGTGAGGGTGAAGTGCAACGAAGACGACACCATCGGCGATCTGAAGAAGCTGGTGGCCGCTCAAACGGGAACCAGAGCTGACAAGATCAGGATTCAGAAGTGGTATACTGTCTACAAGGATCACATCACCCTTAAAGACTACGAGGTCCACGATGGCATGGGCCTCGAGCTCTACTACAACTAA